The genomic region GATTTGGTGGAATGAAGAATGTCCTCATCGTCTTGGCGGTTGCGATCGGACAAAGCTGAAAATACCTTGCTGAGTATAGCTTATAGCATACCGATCGGATTTTTTTGGCTTTTTAAAGTGCGATCGCCAACCTGTAAACTTTCGCAAAATCTTGGCACAATAGTAGATGGCTTTCCCTCAGTCAAAACTCCCAGACTTACCAGATTTATCTGTGGGGTCAATACTTCAATCTCAAATCTCAAATCTCAAATCGAATGACTCAAGTAAATCCCGCAGAAATTGCCGAATTTCGCAATCAACTAGCTGATTATCCCAAAGCTTTAGAAGCTTTGCAAACCATCGAGGACTGCGAGGGAGACTTGGAAGATGCAGCGATGACCCTGGCAATTCGCGCCGGACTACAGCCAGAAATCGCCAATGCCGATTGGTTGGGCGTGTTAGCCCGCAAATGTCGCGCCGTAATTTGCCGCCGGGAATTCCGAGATGATTTGCTAAGAGGAAAATACTCAGAAGTAGTTGCGTATTTGGCTGCTACCAGTATATGCCCTGCTTTATTGGCAACTCCCGTAATTATGTATGTCGTGCGGCAAGGCGTAACGGATTTTTGCCAGCCCCTCGACCCTTTATTGTAATTAGCATTTAAATTGCTAGTTAAAACAGCAGAAGGATGCAGATAGCGGGAGAATAGAAAAGGGATTATAAAAATTTTCAGCAACCTATGAAAATGTGCAATTAGGATACACATTAGCTTATTATAATCAAAACAATTCTATTTTACTAAATCTAAAAACCCTTCCGGCACTAGCTTTAATTCCCCCGATTGGAAGCGCTCCAGTTCTATCCAAACAGCCGTTTCTTGACGGTTTTTTTCGTAAAAAACAACCTGTTCTAATTGATAAAATTTGGGGTCTAAGAAATCAGCTTGGTAAATTTGCAAAATTTCATGTCCCGCCTTGCCATTGCAGGTAAAAATACTTTCCAAGCAACCTAGATACTTTATATTAGTTAATTCGGCCTGAAGTTCTTCTTGGAATTCTCGCTGCAAAGCTTGGTAGCTAGATTCCCCAAACTTCACTCCGCCCCCCAAAGCCCGATAAAAACTTTCTTGCTTATGGGAATCATAGCCTTGGGAAACAAATATCCGATTTTTATTTAAAATCATTCCCAAGGCAAGTACCCTTATTTTGGATTTTTTGTGCATATATAATTAATCTAACTTTAGGCTAACCGCGCTGATAGCATAGTTACTTTAAATTCCAGTATACTAAAAACAGAGCAATTTTGAAATCATCAACATTATTGTGATATATTTAAGTTTGAATAGTCGATTACTTTGAACTAACAAAATTATTTAATTAATAAATTTTATTTTGATTAACGAGCTATGCAATATCATACATTAGACCTCTCAAAAAATTAAAGGTGCGTCGCCTATAAACCTTGTAGACTAACATCTTGCACCATTATCAACAAGACCTGAGAAACCGGGTTTCTTCACGAAAAATATAGCCATCCTATTTGAGTAATGAACCCCACCCTACCCGCATTTCTCACAAAATAGTTGTTAGAGGTGGAACCCCTTATTTCGCTAAAGCTAGACAGAATAAGGTTTTGAACAGTGTGTTGTTTTTTCTAGTCTCGGTTCAACAGGTTCAAATGCTTACTATACAAGGCTTTTAGAGACTGCGATCGCTTTCTTTGTGAGAAATGCGGGCCTAGCCCTCCCCTTACCAAGGGGAGGGTTGGGAGGGGTCTAGTTGTTCGCAATTCATTTAGGATTGCTATATAAACTTTCCATGTTAATGTTGCTCGTTTCTGTGCAATCTACTGTGTGCTATCAAAGTAAAATACCTCACTAGCCATACGTCTAGAGAAAGACGTTTTGCTTATAACTATCTTCTTAAGATCGTAAAAATTGAAAGTTTACGCAAATTCAAAAGTAGCAAGAAAAAGACTTGCCGAACTGTAGAGCGATCGCAATTAAAGGATAGTTATGAACAACTCATTGACCCGCCCTCTAGCTGTTGTGACAGGTGCCTCGAACGGCATCGGCTACGAACTTGCCAAACAGTTTGCCCAAAACGGTTTCGACCTGCTAATTACAGCTACCGGATCTACTATTAATGAAGCAGCGCAAGCTTTTGAGAGACTGGGTGCTAAAGTTGAGACAGTAGAAGCAGATTTAGCCAATTATGATGGAGTCGAAACGCTCTACAAACAGATTAAAGCTACAGGCAGATCGGTAGATGCGATCGCGATTAATGCAGGTGTTGGCGTTGGGGGTGACTTTGCCCGCGAAACAGACCTCCAAGACGAGTTAAATCTAATTAACCTAAACGTTGTATCCTCCGTGCATCTTGCCAAACGGGTAGTCAAAGATATGGTTGAACGGCGTCAAGGTCGCATTCTCTTCACCTCATCCATTGCTGCCCTTATGCCTGGGCCATTCGAGGCAGTCTACGCAGCCTCCAAATCTTTTATACACTCCTTTTCCGAGGGACTACGTAACGAGTTAAAAGATACAGGTGTAACCGTTACTTCACTGATGCCCGGGCCAACCGATACCAACTTTTTCCACCGTGCGGGGATGGATGA from Leptolyngbyaceae cyanobacterium harbors:
- a CDS encoding SDR family NAD(P)-dependent oxidoreductase codes for the protein MNNSLTRPLAVVTGASNGIGYELAKQFAQNGFDLLITATGSTINEAAQAFERLGAKVETVEADLANYDGVETLYKQIKATGRSVDAIAINAGVGVGGDFARETDLQDELNLINLNVVSSVHLAKRVVKDMVERRQGRILFTSSIAALMPGPFEAVYAASKSFIHSFSEGLRNELKDTGVTVTSLMPGPTDTNFFHRAGMDDTKAGAGEKDDPALVAKQGFEALMAGKDAVIAGSIKTKVQGNVSKVLPDIVNAEQHRQLTEPGSGRK
- a CDS encoding NUDIX hydrolase, whose protein sequence is MHKKSKIRVLALGMILNKNRIFVSQGYDSHKQESFYRALGGGVKFGESSYQALQREFQEELQAELTNIKYLGCLESIFTCNGKAGHEILQIYQADFLDPKFYQLEQVVFYEKNRQETAVWIELERFQSGELKLVPEGFLDLVK